In Aquimarina spinulae, a single window of DNA contains:
- a CDS encoding TldD/PmbA family protein: MAIYTKEEAKQIMEKALSFSTADACEINMSGSESGNIRYARNTVSTAGHRSNQNLVVQSNFGKKSGTATIDEFDDESLKKVVKRAEELAKLSPENPEFMGPLGPQTYDKSITYNKASANISPEYRATVASSSIEPAVAKDVTAAGFFNDSYGFSAMMNSNGLFAYNQSTGSNFTVTMRTNDGTGSGWVSRDFNDISKFDAAKASNIAIDKAVTSREAKAIEPGKYTVILEPAASVGLLQNIGRALSARTADEGRSFMSKEGGGTKLGEKIVDERVNIWSDPLNPDAPTSTWNGSGQALKKMSWIENGVVKNLAYSRYWAEKKGVDPVPFPSNFIMQGGDASLEDLIKGTKKGILVTRLWYIRNVDPQTLLYTGLTRDGTFYIENGKIKHPVKNFRFNESPIIMLNNLETLGKQVRINGNLVPYMKVRDFTFTSLSDAV; this comes from the coding sequence ATGGCAATATATACAAAAGAAGAAGCAAAGCAAATTATGGAAAAAGCACTGAGCTTTTCTACTGCTGATGCTTGTGAAATAAATATGAGTGGAAGCGAAAGCGGAAATATCCGCTATGCGCGTAATACGGTTTCTACTGCAGGTCATCGATCTAATCAAAACCTGGTAGTACAATCTAATTTCGGAAAAAAATCGGGTACGGCTACCATTGATGAGTTTGATGATGAATCCCTAAAGAAAGTAGTCAAAAGAGCAGAGGAGTTAGCAAAACTTTCGCCAGAAAACCCTGAGTTTATGGGGCCTTTAGGGCCTCAAACTTATGATAAATCAATAACCTATAACAAAGCATCGGCCAATATCTCACCAGAGTATCGTGCTACTGTAGCAAGTAGTAGTATTGAGCCAGCTGTAGCAAAAGATGTTACTGCTGCGGGGTTTTTTAACGATTCTTATGGGTTTAGTGCAATGATGAATTCTAATGGTCTTTTTGCTTACAATCAATCTACAGGTTCTAATTTCACGGTTACGATGAGAACTAATGATGGTACCGGATCAGGATGGGTATCTCGTGATTTTAATGATATCAGTAAGTTTGATGCAGCAAAAGCTTCTAATATAGCGATAGATAAGGCAGTGACATCAAGAGAAGCCAAAGCTATTGAACCGGGTAAATATACTGTAATTCTTGAACCTGCAGCGTCAGTTGGGTTACTACAAAATATTGGTCGTGCTCTTAGCGCACGAACTGCAGATGAAGGGCGAAGTTTTATGTCTAAAGAAGGTGGAGGAACTAAACTAGGAGAAAAGATTGTAGATGAACGTGTAAACATTTGGTCTGATCCTTTAAATCCAGATGCACCTACAAGTACATGGAATGGATCTGGACAGGCTTTAAAGAAGATGAGCTGGATAGAGAATGGAGTAGTAAAAAATTTAGCATATAGCCGTTATTGGGCAGAGAAGAAAGGAGTTGATCCAGTACCTTTTCCATCTAATTTCATTATGCAAGGAGGAGATGCCTCTTTAGAAGACCTTATTAAAGGAACCAAAAAAGGAATTTTGGTTACCAGATTATGGTATATCAGAAATGTAGATCCTCAAACTCTCTTATATACAGGTCTTACCCGGGATGGAACGTTCTATATCGAAAATGGAAAGATAAAACATCCAGTAAAGAACTTTAGATTTAATGAGAGTCCGATTATTATGCTTAATAATCTTGAAACACTCGGAAAACAAGTTAGGATAAATGGTAATTTGGTACCTTATATGAAGGTAAGAGATTTCACCTTTACCAGCTTGTCTGATGCGGTGTAA
- a CDS encoding TldD/PmbA family protein, with the protein MKRRDFVKYAGLGSGALMMPSMLMGNNISAEALLNPGMDVAIKKSLADIALNTAKTLGASYADARIGRYLNQYVFTREDKVQNVVNTESFGIGIRVITNGTWGFASTNNVTEKGIKKATEQAVAIAKANSKIQKVPVKLAPVKSYGEVTWKTPIKKDFKKVPISEKVDLLLSANAAAMKNGANFVNSGLFMVNEQKYFASTDGSYIDQDVHRIWPTFTVTAIDRANNKFKSRQAMSAPMGMGYEYMDGLDSEKLDGPAGMKLYRGSYDMVEDAIMAAKQAKERLSAKSVEAGKYDLVLEPNHLGLTIHESVGHPLELDRVLGYEANYAGTSFATLDKWKTKNFKYGSDIVNLVADKTQVGSLGAVGYDDEGVKTKQWDLVRNGVLTNYQAIRDQVHMIDQNESHGCCYSQSWNDVQFQRMPNVSLEPGKEKYNVNDMIKDVEKGIYIAGRGSYSIDQQRYNFQFGGTAFYEIKNGAIVGMLDDVAYQSNTQEFWNSCAKICDKDDYRLFGSFFDGKGQPSQISAVSHGSSTTRFNNVNVINTGRTI; encoded by the coding sequence ATGAAACGAAGAGATTTTGTTAAATACGCTGGATTAGGATCTGGCGCATTAATGATGCCATCCATGCTTATGGGAAATAATATTTCTGCAGAAGCTTTGCTAAATCCTGGGATGGATGTCGCAATCAAGAAAAGCCTTGCAGACATAGCATTAAATACTGCCAAAACTTTGGGAGCATCTTATGCCGATGCAAGAATAGGAAGATATCTAAATCAATATGTATTTACCAGAGAGGACAAGGTTCAGAATGTGGTAAATACAGAATCTTTTGGAATTGGTATACGAGTTATTACCAATGGAACCTGGGGATTTGCTTCTACCAATAACGTAACAGAAAAAGGGATTAAAAAAGCAACAGAACAAGCGGTTGCAATTGCAAAAGCAAATTCAAAAATTCAGAAAGTACCTGTGAAACTGGCTCCAGTAAAATCTTATGGAGAAGTTACCTGGAAGACACCTATTAAAAAGGATTTCAAAAAAGTACCTATTTCAGAAAAAGTAGATCTATTGCTTAGCGCTAATGCAGCTGCAATGAAAAATGGAGCTAATTTTGTGAATTCTGGTCTTTTTATGGTAAATGAGCAAAAATATTTTGCATCTACCGATGGGTCATATATAGATCAGGATGTTCACCGTATATGGCCAACATTTACGGTTACGGCTATTGATCGTGCTAATAATAAGTTTAAATCACGCCAGGCAATGAGTGCTCCTATGGGAATGGGATATGAATATATGGACGGTTTGGATTCAGAAAAATTAGATGGGCCAGCAGGAATGAAATTATATAGAGGAAGCTACGATATGGTAGAAGACGCTATTATGGCAGCCAAGCAAGCCAAAGAAAGACTTAGTGCCAAATCGGTAGAAGCAGGTAAGTATGATTTGGTATTAGAACCAAATCACCTGGGATTAACTATTCACGAATCGGTAGGGCACCCGCTCGAGTTGGATCGTGTACTGGGATATGAAGCCAACTATGCAGGAACAAGTTTTGCTACTCTTGATAAATGGAAAACCAAAAACTTCAAGTATGGTAGTGATATCGTTAACCTGGTAGCAGATAAAACACAAGTAGGATCTCTAGGAGCTGTTGGATATGACGACGAAGGAGTAAAGACAAAACAATGGGATCTTGTACGTAATGGTGTATTAACCAATTATCAGGCAATCAGAGATCAGGTGCATATGATAGATCAGAACGAATCACATGGTTGTTGCTATTCTCAGAGTTGGAACGATGTACAATTTCAACGTATGCCTAATGTTTCGTTAGAACCAGGTAAAGAAAAATATAATGTTAATGACATGATAAAAGATGTAGAAAAAGGAATTTATATTGCTGGTAGAGGTTCGTACTCTATCGACCAGCAACGATATAATTTCCAGTTTGGCGGTACTGCTTTCTACGAAATTAAAAACGGAGCGATTGTGGGTATGTTAGATGATGTTGCTTATCAATCTAATACACAGGAGTTTTGGAATTCTTGTGCCAAAATATGCGACAAAGATGACTATAGGTTATTCGGATCGTTCTTTGATGGTAAAGGACAGCCTTCTCAGATAAGTGCTGTATCACACGGAAGTTCTACTACCAGGTTTAATAATGTAAATGTGATCAATACAGGTAGAACTATTTAA
- a CDS encoding DUF4159 domain-containing protein, whose amino-acid sequence MSNKFFFTRLQYESGDWDVDQRMPSNLLNSLVEYTTLKVDTQERIISLSSDEIFKSPFCYISGHKLVQFTKKERENFEKYVRNGGFVFADDCNHDIDGLFSKSFERQMEDIFGPQQLKKIPNTHEIYNVFFEFEDGPPTTSQELNGWGDDIVHDYLKAIEINGRIGVLFSNKDYGCEWDYDFRNKRWYKIDNTRFGVNIVMYALTS is encoded by the coding sequence TTGAGTAACAAGTTTTTCTTTACAAGATTGCAATATGAGTCGGGAGATTGGGATGTAGATCAAAGAATGCCTTCAAACCTTTTAAATTCTCTAGTAGAGTATACTACCCTAAAAGTAGATACGCAAGAAAGAATTATATCCCTTAGTAGCGATGAAATATTTAAAAGTCCATTTTGCTATATATCAGGGCATAAACTAGTGCAATTTACAAAGAAAGAAAGAGAGAATTTTGAGAAATATGTCAGAAACGGAGGCTTTGTCTTTGCAGATGATTGTAATCATGATATAGATGGTTTGTTTTCAAAATCATTTGAACGACAAATGGAGGATATCTTTGGCCCTCAGCAGTTAAAAAAAATCCCTAATACTCATGAGATATATAACGTTTTCTTCGAATTTGAAGATGGCCCACCCACGACCTCACAAGAACTTAACGGATGGGGAGATGATATTGTACATGATTACCTAAAAGCTATTGAAATTAATGGTAGGATAGGGGTTTTATTCAGCAACAAAGATTATGGTTGCGAATGGGATTATGATTTTAGAAATAAGCGATGGTATAAAATAGATAATACTCGCTTTGGAGTAAATATAGTGATGTATGCTTTAACATCATAA
- a CDS encoding DUF983 domain-containing protein, with protein MIFAYVTFVTDKYFLAHYFYPKFNNMFGRGSKLYSILFLKCPRCHDGAFLEANPYHLKRFNKVRKRCPSCRLKYSIEPSFYYGSIYVSYAVGIAISAAVFTLIQLLGLDLTPIHIFISIVVTLILLMPYIGAISKLIWANFFFTYDASIPKAKQDSK; from the coding sequence ATGATCTTTGCATATGTAACCTTTGTTACTGATAAATATTTTTTGGCGCATTACTTTTATCCAAAATTCAACAACATGTTTGGTAGAGGTTCAAAATTATACAGCATATTGTTTTTAAAATGTCCACGTTGTCATGACGGAGCATTTTTAGAAGCCAACCCATATCACCTAAAACGTTTCAATAAAGTAAGAAAAAGATGTCCCTCATGTCGATTAAAATATAGTATAGAGCCCAGTTTTTATTATGGTTCAATATATGTTTCATATGCAGTTGGTATCGCGATAAGTGCTGCTGTTTTTACCTTAATACAACTGCTTGGGTTAGATTTGACCCCAATACACATCTTTATTAGTATTGTTGTTACCTTAATACTTTTAATGCCATACATTGGAGCGATTTCAAAATTGATTTGGGCCAATTTCTTCTTTACCTACGATGCATCTATTCCCAAAGCTAAACAAGATTCTAAATGA